Proteins encoded by one window of Epinephelus moara isolate mb chromosome 18, YSFRI_EMoa_1.0, whole genome shotgun sequence:
- the angptl8 gene encoding uncharacterized protein angptl8, which translates to MIWGLCLLCLAGGLGAAHAGPLRKTGKTEDNTVQQEDVNVLMFGVIQFSESLKYAFETTEAKIAKISQTLMSHEGTLQKLGEETEQAAEEEKQMKEMIQLLQAQMAKQQAETKMTKDWLAGMEQEEVVLRTKVKKLETYVDTSSSIKELQERAEEHSYVLKSLQHLTQFHKENIETLNEQLSKLQEMSENTT; encoded by the exons ATGATCTGGGGTCTGTGCCTGCTTTGTCTGGCTGGGGGTTTAGGAGCAGCCCATGCGGGTCCGCTCAGGAAAACAGGCAAGACGGAAGACAACACTGTGCAACAGGAAGACGTCAATGTACTCATGTTTGGTGTCATACAGTTCAGCGAATCCTTGAAATATGCTTTTGAAACCACTGAGGCAAAGATAGCTAAAATCAGCCAGACTCTGATGAGCCATGAGGGGACTCTGCAAAAGCTGGGAGAGGAGACTGAGCAGGCCGCGGAAGAGGAGAAACAGATGAAAGAAATGATACAGTTGCTACAG GCCCAGATGGCCAAGCAACAGGCTGAGACCAAGATGACTAAAGATTGGCTGGCCGGCATGGAGCAGGAAGAGGTGGTGCTGAGAACAAAAGTGAAGAAGTTGGAGACATACGTCgacaccagcagcagcatcaaAGAGCTGCAG gagagagcagaggagcattCCTACGTCTTGAAAAGTTTACAGCATTTGACCCAGTTCCATAAAGAGAATATTGAGACGCTGAATGAGCAACTCTCAAAACTGCAGGAGATG AGTGAAAATACGACATAA